The following is a genomic window from Antechinus flavipes isolate AdamAnt ecotype Samford, QLD, Australia chromosome 3, AdamAnt_v2, whole genome shotgun sequence.
gggggaggggaggaacagAGCGGGACCCCCTGGCCAAAGCAAGCCCTCTGGGCTGTTGAGCGGCATCCATGGACTACTTTTGCCTTCTTCCCTCATCTCCACCTTCTGTTCCATCTCCTCCCTCCACGGCAACCTCTGCCCCATCGTGACCTTGACTAGCATGGCTCCTCACTGTTGACCCCCTCGCCATGGAATCCACAATTTTCAAAGCAAAAGAGATCTTGGGGAGCAGAGTTTAACCACCTCTTCTTCcggggggggggagaaaattAATCCGTACCAGGGACTCGGATTGTCCCCTCCTCCCACCACCACTTGAGTTCCCAGTCTTTCCTCTCAGCATCCCAGAGGCCAGGAAGAGAAGAAcaaggatgagaaagaagagaccCCCTTTAACAAACCTCCGGGGCCCCCTGTGCCCTTTGTCAGGAGCCCTGCCCCTCTTGGCTTATTGTCCGCTCCCCAGATTGGGTATCTCCCGGTTCCCGGCATTCCTTGCCCCACTGCTGACCCCATAGCCCCATTACCTCTGTCTACTAGAGGCAAAATTTCTCATCCTGAGCATCACCCCCCCCCCAGTTTCCAGTCTCTCCGGGCCCCACAGAGACAGAGTGGGGATCTCAGAGAGCAGAGAAGGTAGGGACCCCATGATGAAAGCATTCTCTCCCTCCTGTTCCCAGAGTCCTTCCCGGGTGACCACTATTTCTTCTGGCTTCCCCTCTTATCCTCACCCACTCTTCCTGCTGCTCAAAGAAACCCCTGACTTTGTCTTCTTCCACCCCTTCAATCTGACTTCCAACAGTCCCCTCCAATTGTAGAGACCCCCAGATTCATAGCTCAGTGGAAAATAAAGgaacctttaaaaattattggtctggacttattttacaggggaggaaactgaggcacagggaaggaaaaagaatttttttttatcactctcTCCCTTGGCACTCACAACCCCCACAGCTCAGAGACCTGACAGACAAGAAGCATAAGAGGGTTTAGAACCCCCACCCTAAAGAACTCCATCCTTGGACCCCCAGCTTCTACTCAGCTGACAGTCACTTCATTTCCACCTCCTGttacttcttcccttccccccggCACCCCCAATCTCAggctcctcccccctcccccagatctCTCTCAGAACCTAGAATGCCTAAGTTCTCGGGCACCGTAACCTTGGccgctgcctcagtttctcccccaTTCCTCTTATTAGCTAAAGAGGGGCCGGATGTAGGGGAGGTGGTCACCATGGCAACGGGGCCTTTAAGAggcctcctctcctcccccatcctCTTCCCTCCCACACACCAGTCCCTCCGATCTGCCTCCAGGCAGACCCCGGGGCGTCCCCCCACACACTCTTTTGTAGTCCCGCTTGGCCAGGAGGGGGCCTCCCAGACCCCATCCCCTGCCCCCTCCCGCCCGCCGGACTTGAGCCTGGAGGAAGTGTCTCCGAGTGGCCCGGGGCCCTGtcccccagcccctccctccTGGACAATGACCCCCTCCTCACCTGGAGCTCCCGGTAGTCAGGCCTCCGCTGAGATTGACAGATGGGGACGAGGAGGAAGCCCCCTACCCCGGCTGTCCAGAGGACGCAGGTGTCCGGGGAGCTGAGTCAAAGGCTTGGGGGATGAGAGCCCAGGTGTCTGGGATGGGGAGGCTGAGAGTGGGCTGGCGGAGGACCCGCTAGTCCGAGAAGCTGAGCTCCTAGGATGGAGGATGGAGAGGAAGGCGGGGAGGGGACTCAGGTGTCCGGAATGGGGGGGCTGGGAGAGCCAGTTGTCCAAGGGGCTGAGCCTCAGGACTTGGGGGCCAATGAAGCAGATGAATGGGGGTTGGGGGTTCAGAAAGTGGAGGACTAGAGAATGCAGGAGTCTGGAGAGCTAAGCCTCcggaatgggggaagggggagccGGGGAACCCCGGCGCCGAGCTTAAGTGccgaaggaaggaagggggagctGGGCAGTTTGGGGACCCAAGTGCCTGGGCCTGGCAGCTGAGGGAGAGGGTGCCCCGGGGACCAAGGAGTCTGGGATCGGGGGCCAGGGGATGAGGGGGCCTGGCTGATCCGGCCCGAGAACCGGGGGAGGAGAGAATTCTGTTCTGCTGCCACTGGGTGATGGGAAGAgctggagaaggggagggagggagggaggaaaggagggagggagggaacacaggagggagggggagggaggcagggaggggggagggcgAGGATTTGGGTATGGGGGAAGGGGGTAAGGTCTGGCTCCAGAGAAGGCAAAGGCAAAGGGAAACTCGGGGATTGGGGGAGCCTGACAGTGACAAGAAGGGGGGGACCAGAGTTAgggagatgggggggagggaatgaaTGAAACAGAGAggtgaagagaggaagagagtcaggaatggaaaataagagaaatgagagacagTGGACGGAAGGGGGAAAGATGAGAGAACagtggagggagaggaggagggacagggagagaTGGTAGAGTGACAGAGATAggaaggagatggggagagatTGAGGAAGAAATGAGACAGGAAGCGAGAGACAGGAGAGACAagcgggggagggggagagacacagGAAGAGGGGCTGCAGCTGCAGCTGCCTAAAGCACATGGGGGGGCCGGACCCTCGGAACTCCCCATGGGGAAGTGGCCAAGGTCAccagagaggggagaagggggcacgagcccccctcccccatctccatcTTCCCCTGTAGCaacatctctccttcccttcctccacctcctcctgtCCCCATGGCAACCGGATTCAGGCCTCAACCGGAAACAGAGTGGGGGCCCTTTAAAAGGAGGACCCCCCTTacatctccctctcccctcccccagccgcTGCTCCAAACCCTCTCCTCATCCTCTTGAATCCAGGAGCAGAGAATGGATCTGGGGGATCCTTCCCCGACCACTGCAGGACCCCCAGACTcagcaggaaagaaggaagagaagcagggggggaggaggaagggagggatgtcGCTCTTAAAGTGACCAAGCTTAGCTCGGCTTGCTATTAGGGTCCTGCGCTTCACGGGAAGCCAGGTCTCCCTGGAGAGCTCGGTGGCCATCAGGCACCCAGAGGAGGGGGGCTCTGGGGCCTCCCCCCCCGCCCTCCAGGTCCCAGACCGTGCTGGCAGCCCCCTGCTGGCTCACTGGGCTTATTGGGAGGCGGGAGGAGCGATGGGGCTTCGAAAGCAGTCCAGTCCCAGGATGGGAGACCCGGGAGAGAAGCTTTGTGGGTGCTCAGCTCAGCCCTCTCCTTCtccaaaggaggaaactgaggcaaaagaatgAGTGGGCTGAGGCCCTCTGGGGAATATCAGAGTATCACGGAAAAACAATTAGATTTAAAGAAGAACCTTGGAAAGTATGAAACCCAAGCCTTtctttttcagatggggaaactgaggcacggttTATCAATAAACCttcatttattgttgttcattgcGTCCAACTCTATGTGACTCCGGGAGAAGAGCCCCTGGGATGCTTTGCCATTTCCGTCTCCCGTGTGGCCCCTTAGAGGGATGAAGCGACTTGCCcggggctgaatttgaattcagatcttcctgactcggGGGAAGAGGTGTCCTATCCCCTGCACTGCCCGGCTGCCCTCAACCTTTATCAAGTGCCTGTGATGCGCCCGCCCGCCGATGCTGAGTCTGGCGAAACACAGTCAGTGCCCGCCCTCCGGATCTTCCAAGGAGAAAAGCCCACTAGGAAGCGTCAGTCCCGGAACACAGCCCAAGAAGGGAGGCGCACGGGCCCTGTCGTTTTATGGATGCTCCCCAGCCAAGGGGCAACGGGGGAGGGAGTGGGCTCCTGGAGCACAGGCAGGGAGGGgcaaagaggagataaaaagggagggctTGGAAGAAAAACATCTCGGGGTCGTCCAGTACAGAAGCCCCGAGCATTGTATTTGCAGCCTCAGAGAGGCTGACCAGCTCAGGTGAAAAGCAGAGCCCAGAGGGATGGCCAAGAGAGCCCCATCCCCCCAGAGAGCCCCATCCTCCCAGAAGGCCCCATCCCTCAGATGGCCCCATCCCCCCAGAGAGCCCCATCCCCCCAGAGAGCCCACCCCCCCGCATAGCCCCATTCCCCCAGAGGGCCCCATTCCCCCAGAGAGCCCCATCCTCCCAGAGAGTCCCATCCTCCCAGAGAGCCCCATCCTCCCAGAGAGCCCATCCCCCCGCATAGCCCCATCCCCCCAGAGCCCTTTAAATGTCGGCCCAATTCTTTCAGTTtccagagggggaaactgaggtgtGGAGAGGAGGATGAGCCCGACCTTCCCCAAGCCCAGGCAGCCGGGCCCATCCT
Proteins encoded in this region:
- the LOC127556518 gene encoding uncharacterized protein LOC127556518 — encoded protein: MGSSEGPAPPCALGSCSCSPSSCVSPPPPLVSPVSRFLSHFFLNLSPSPSYLCHSTISPCPSSSPSTVLSSFPLPSTVSHFSYFPFLTLFLSSPLCFIHSLPPISLTLVPPFLSLSGSPNPRVSLCLCLLWSQTLPPSPIPKSSPSPLPASLPLPPVFPPSLLSSLPPSPSPALPITQWQQNRILSSPGSRAGSARPPHPLAPDPRLLGPRGTLSLSCQAQALGSPNCPAPPSFLRHLSSAPGFPGSPFPHSGGLALQTPAFSSPPLSEPPTPIHLLHWPPSPEAQPLGQLALPAPPFRTPESPPRLPLHPPS